A genomic region of Candidatus Omnitrophota bacterium contains the following coding sequences:
- a CDS encoding VOC family protein, translated as MIKGFRHTCILVKDLEKSLKFYRDILGLRIERIIELEGKYPERILGVKGIRLIYVKMRSRNQTQNSPPIFELHYWKKPKINIKSGYNHISFTVKNLDDEYKRLKRLGVKFISSPTKTPYNNTKVCFCYDPDKNWVELVEDL; from the coding sequence ATGATAAAAGGCTTTAGACACACTTGTATCTTGGTAAAAGATTTAGAGAAATCTCTAAAATTCTATCGCGATATTTTAGGGCTTAGAATAGAAAGGATTATAGAGTTAGAAGGGAAGTATCCAGAAAGAATTCTTGGTGTTAAGGGGATAAGATTAATTTATGTAAAGATGCGCAGTAGAAATCAAACCCAAAACAGTCCTCCCATTTTTGAACTTCATTATTGGAAAAAACCAAAAATAAACATAAAATCTGGATATAATCACATTTCTTTTACAGTTAAGAATTTGGATGATGAATATAAACGGCTAAAGAGACTGGGAGTGAAATTTATCTCCTCTCCCACCAAAACGCCTTACAACAATACTAAAGTTTGTTTCTGTTATGACCCCGATAAAAATTGGGTAGAGCTTGTGGAAGATTTGTAA